In Gammaproteobacteria bacterium, the following are encoded in one genomic region:
- the rlmJ gene encoding 23S rRNA (adenine(2030)-N(6))-methyltransferase RlmJ, which yields MLSYRHAFHAGNFADVHKHVILALLLQSLRAKPKPFCCYDTHAGAGVYDLTEQAAQKTGEFHGGIERLWPITGAESLGGYLDAVRALNPDGSLHYYPGSPGIARHFLRAADRMVLMELHPADHAALRQNFRNDKRVAVHRRDGFEGLPALVPPQEKRGLVLIDPPYEVKADYGAVVPAVREAHKRWPGGIYAVWYPVLAGNPAQRLLDDLKKSGLRNVLRSEFYIAPPDTPLGLNGSGMVIVNPPWQIDACIAAAVAEMEKRLDTDEAPAPLLDWWIPE from the coding sequence ATGCTGAGTTACCGCCACGCCTTTCATGCCGGCAATTTTGCCGATGTGCACAAGCACGTGATTCTCGCTTTGCTGCTGCAATCGCTGCGCGCGAAGCCCAAACCCTTTTGCTGCTACGACACCCATGCCGGCGCCGGCGTATACGACCTGACGGAACAGGCCGCGCAAAAAACCGGCGAATTCCACGGCGGCATCGAACGCCTCTGGCCGATCACCGGGGCGGAGAGCCTGGGCGGCTACCTCGATGCGGTGCGCGCGCTCAATCCCGACGGCAGCCTGCATTATTACCCCGGCTCGCCGGGCATCGCCCGGCATTTCCTGCGCGCGGCGGACCGCATGGTGCTCATGGAGCTGCACCCGGCCGATCACGCCGCCCTCAGGCAGAACTTCCGCAACGACAAGCGGGTGGCCGTCCATCGCCGCGACGGTTTCGAAGGCCTTCCCGCCCTGGTACCCCCGCAGGAAAAGCGCGGCCTGGTGCTGATCGACCCGCCCTACGAGGTTAAGGCTGACTACGGCGCGGTGGTCCCCGCCGTGCGCGAAGCGCACAAACGCTGGCCCGGCGGCATCTACGCCGTCTGGTATCCCGTCCTTGCCGGCAACCCCGCGCAGCGCCTGCTGGATGACCTGAAAAAAAGCGGCCTGCGCAACGTACTGCGCAGCGAGTTTTATATCGCCCCGCCCGACACCCCGCTGGGACTGAACGGCTCGGGCATGGTGATCGTCAACCCGCCCTGGCAGATCGATGCCTGCATCGCGGCGGCCGTCGCCGAAATGGAAAAACGGCTGGACACCGACGAGGCGCCGGCGCCGCTGCTCGACTGGTGGATTCCGGAGTAA
- a CDS encoding TetR/AcrR family transcriptional regulator: METRGEQNRQRILRAAADLFYHQGYNATSFTDIAQAADIPRGNFYYYFKTKDEILESVIEMRLEWVREQLKEWTARHTDPRERMCELPGMLLDEADNVVRYGCPLGTLNAELGKTHHILQSAASRLFSDIADWLTGQFHELGYNNESRHTALHVLSRIQGATVIANACTDRGFLFREMHDIQDWIRKQSWNTRQ, encoded by the coding sequence ATGGAAACACGCGGAGAACAAAATCGTCAGCGTATTCTGCGCGCCGCAGCTGACCTGTTTTATCATCAGGGCTATAACGCCACCTCGTTTACGGATATCGCCCAGGCGGCCGATATACCGCGCGGTAATTTCTACTACTACTTCAAGACCAAGGACGAAATTCTCGAAAGCGTCATCGAGATGCGCCTGGAATGGGTGCGCGAGCAGCTTAAGGAATGGACCGCCAGGCATACGGATCCGCGCGAACGCATGTGCGAACTGCCCGGCATGCTGCTGGACGAGGCGGACAACGTCGTCCGCTACGGCTGCCCGCTGGGTACGCTCAACGCCGAACTGGGCAAGACGCACCATATCCTGCAAAGCGCCGCCTCCCGGCTGTTCAGCGACATCGCCGACTGGCTCACCGGGCAGTTTCATGAACTGGGCTACAACAACGAATCGCGGCATACGGCCCTGCACGTGCTGTCACGAATCCAGGGTGCGACCGTGATTGCCAATGCCTGCACCGACCGTGGTTTTCTGTTTCGGGAAATGCACGACATCCAGGATTGGATTCGCAAGCAATCCTGGAACACCAGGCAGTGA
- a CDS encoding DsrE/DsrF/DrsH-like family protein produces the protein MSEKKLAIIATKGTLDWAYPPFILASTAAALGYQVEVFFTFYGLQLLKKKLDLQVTSLGNPGMPMPMPMPVMLQALPGMQSMMTVMMKKKMKSKGVASLEDLRELCLEAEVRMVACQMTVDLFEMPTSDFIEGIEYGGAATFFEFAGESDICLFI, from the coding sequence ATGAGTGAGAAAAAGCTCGCGATTATTGCTACCAAAGGAACGCTGGACTGGGCCTATCCCCCCTTCATCCTTGCTTCCACCGCCGCCGCCCTCGGCTATCAGGTGGAGGTGTTCTTCACCTTCTACGGTCTGCAGCTGCTGAAGAAGAAGCTGGACCTCCAGGTCACCTCGCTGGGCAACCCGGGCATGCCGATGCCCATGCCGATGCCGGTGATGCTGCAGGCGCTGCCCGGTATGCAGAGCATGATGACCGTGATGATGAAGAAGAAGATGAAGTCCAAGGGCGTTGCCAGCCTGGAGGACCTGCGTGAATTGTGCCTGGAGGCCGAGGTACGCATGGTGGCCTGCCAGATGACGGTGGACCTGTTTGAGATGCCCACCTCCGATTTCATCGAAGGTATCGAGTACGGCGGCGCCGCGACTTTCTTCGAATTCGCCGGCGAGTCCGATATCTGCCTGTTTATCTGA